In Paramormyrops kingsleyae isolate MSU_618 chromosome 13, PKINGS_0.4, whole genome shotgun sequence, a single window of DNA contains:
- the atg13 gene encoding autophagy-related protein 13 isoform X3 — protein MENDLSPQDKKDLDKFIKFFALKTVQVIVQARLGEKICTRSSSSPTGSDWFNLAIKDIPEVTHEAKKALAGQLPGIGRSMCVEISLKTSEGDSMELETWCLEMNERCDKDIKVSYTVYNRLSLLLKSLLAITRVTPAYKLSRKQGHDYVILYRIYFGEVQLAGLGEGFQTVRVGLVGTPTGTITLSCAYRTNLAFMSARQIERTMPIMGIIIDHFNVGHMHPCNYRAAGEEEGVPYPVLEDSQEVCTTSFSTSPPSQCVFTVSKAHYKTPNPAVMDTLKVPMLGLAFSQQLCSSRLSHQTPVLGPADLCYPATLNAANPHQMVIPGKEGGVPQGPLQPCHGALAEHGRLPSCPPADATHRLSATPSGGSEDTETLSQSSEAKSSSPSEALETTFSRKVGAFVNKPSTQVTTTSLDLPFAAFATRNFDLEENDPMVRPPDSPTPDSPLHGSLNSEDSIDSGGQHQDDFVMVDFKPAFSKDDLLPMDLGTFYREFQNPPQLSSLSIDDSLPEKLAIYERNIDEFDAFVDTLQ, from the exons ATGGAGAACGACTTGAGCCCACAAGACAAGAAAGACCTGGACAAGTTCATTAAATTCTTCGCGCTAAAG ACGGTGCAGGTGATCGTTCAAGCCCGTCTTGGAGAGAAGATCTGCACACGTTCATCTTCCTCGCCCACCGGGTCCGACTGG TTCAATCTAGCAATAAAAGATATTCCAGAAGTGACCCATGAAGCAAAAAAGGCGTTAGCTGGTCAGCTCCCTGGCATTGGCAGGTCCATGTGCGTGGAGATCTCCCTTAAAACCTCGGAG GGAGATTCAATGGAATTGGAAACGTGGTGCTTGGAAATGAATGAACG ATGTGATAAGGACATCAAAGTGTCCTATACTGTTTACAACAGACTGTCTTTACTGCTTAAATCACTGCTTGCCATTACAAGGGTCACCCCGGCATACAAGTTATCACGAAAGCAAGGCCATGACTACGTTATACTGTACAG GATATATTTTGGGGAAGTGCAGCTGGCTGGACTTGGAGAAG GTTTCCAGACAGTACGAGTAGGATTAGTTGGCACTCCAACTGGTACCATCACCTTGTCATGTGCTTACAGAACAAACCTGGCCTTCATGTCCGCCAG ACAGATTGAGAGGACGATGCCAATAATGGGAATCATCATCGATCACTTTAATGTTGGCCATATGCACCCCTGCAACTACAG GGCTGCTGGCGAAGAGGAAGGAGTGCCGTATCCTGTTCTGGAAGATTCCCAGGAAGTGTGCACCACCTCATTCTCCACCTCCCCCCCCTCTCAG TGTGTGTTCACTGTAAGTAAGGCGCATTATAAGACGCCTAACCCTGCAGTGATGGATACTCTGAAGGTCCCCATGCTGGGCTTGGCCTTCTCACAACAA CTCTGCAGTTCTCGTCTTTCGCATCAGACCCCTGTGCTCGGACCTGCCGATCTCTGCTACCCTGCCACCTTAAACGCTGCCAACCCACACCAG ATGGTGATCCCTGGGAAGGAGGGCGGAGTTCCTCAGGGTCCGCTGCAGCCGTGCCACGGGGCTCTTGCCGAACATGGCCGGCTGCCATCCTGCCCTCCTGCCGATGCCACCCACCGTCTCTCAGCCACACCCTCTGGCGG TAGCGAGGACACGGAGACATTGTCGCAGAGCAGTGAGGCCAAGAGCTCATCCCCCTCTGAAGCTCTGGAGACCACGTTCTCTCGGAAAGTGGGCGCCTTTGTTAATAAACCTTCCACCCAG GTCACCACCACCAGCTTAGATTTGCCTTTTGCTGCATTTGCGACCCGGAATTTCGATTTGGAAGAGAATGACCCCATG GTCCGACCCCCAGACTCGCCCACCCCCGATTCACCCCTGCACGGAAGCCTCAACTCCGAAGACTCCATTGATAGTGGCGGCCAGCATCAGGATGACTTTGTCATGGTGGACTTT AAGCCAGCCTTCTCAAAGGATGACCTCCTTCCAATGGACCTGGGCACATTCTACCGGGAGTTCCAGAACCCTCCGCAGCTGTCCAGCCTGTCCATAGAT GATTCCTTACCGGAGAAATTGGCCATATATGAGAGGAACATTGACGAGTTTGATGCGTTTGTTGACACCTTGCAGtag
- the atg13 gene encoding autophagy-related protein 13 isoform X1: MENDLSPQDKKDLDKFIKFFALKTVQVIVQARLGEKICTRSSSSPTGSDWFNLAIKDIPEVTHEAKKALAGQLPGIGRSMCVEISLKTSEGDSMELETWCLEMNERCDKDIKVSYTVYNRLSLLLKSLLAITRVTPAYKLSRKQGHDYVILYRIYFGEVQLAGLGEGFQTVRVGLVGTPTGTITLSCAYRTNLAFMSARQIERTMPIMGIIIDHFNVGHMHPCNYRAAGEEEGVPYPVLEDSQEVCTTSFSTSPPSQCVFTVSKAHYKTPNPAVMDTLKVPMLGLAFSQQLCSSRLSHQTPVLGPADLCYPATLNAANPHQMVIPGKEGGVPQGPLQPCHGALAEHGRLPSCPPADATHRLSATPSGGSEDTETLSQSSEAKSSSPSEALETTFSRKVGAFVNKPSTQVTTTSLDLPFAAFATRNFDLEENDPMVRPPDSPTPDSPLHGSLNSEDSIDSGGQHQDDFVMVDFKPAFSKDDLLPMDLGTFYREFQNPPQLSSLSIDVSAQSMAEDLDSLPEKLAIYERNIDEFDAFVDTLQ; this comes from the exons ATGGAGAACGACTTGAGCCCACAAGACAAGAAAGACCTGGACAAGTTCATTAAATTCTTCGCGCTAAAG ACGGTGCAGGTGATCGTTCAAGCCCGTCTTGGAGAGAAGATCTGCACACGTTCATCTTCCTCGCCCACCGGGTCCGACTGG TTCAATCTAGCAATAAAAGATATTCCAGAAGTGACCCATGAAGCAAAAAAGGCGTTAGCTGGTCAGCTCCCTGGCATTGGCAGGTCCATGTGCGTGGAGATCTCCCTTAAAACCTCGGAG GGAGATTCAATGGAATTGGAAACGTGGTGCTTGGAAATGAATGAACG ATGTGATAAGGACATCAAAGTGTCCTATACTGTTTACAACAGACTGTCTTTACTGCTTAAATCACTGCTTGCCATTACAAGGGTCACCCCGGCATACAAGTTATCACGAAAGCAAGGCCATGACTACGTTATACTGTACAG GATATATTTTGGGGAAGTGCAGCTGGCTGGACTTGGAGAAG GTTTCCAGACAGTACGAGTAGGATTAGTTGGCACTCCAACTGGTACCATCACCTTGTCATGTGCTTACAGAACAAACCTGGCCTTCATGTCCGCCAG ACAGATTGAGAGGACGATGCCAATAATGGGAATCATCATCGATCACTTTAATGTTGGCCATATGCACCCCTGCAACTACAG GGCTGCTGGCGAAGAGGAAGGAGTGCCGTATCCTGTTCTGGAAGATTCCCAGGAAGTGTGCACCACCTCATTCTCCACCTCCCCCCCCTCTCAG TGTGTGTTCACTGTAAGTAAGGCGCATTATAAGACGCCTAACCCTGCAGTGATGGATACTCTGAAGGTCCCCATGCTGGGCTTGGCCTTCTCACAACAA CTCTGCAGTTCTCGTCTTTCGCATCAGACCCCTGTGCTCGGACCTGCCGATCTCTGCTACCCTGCCACCTTAAACGCTGCCAACCCACACCAG ATGGTGATCCCTGGGAAGGAGGGCGGAGTTCCTCAGGGTCCGCTGCAGCCGTGCCACGGGGCTCTTGCCGAACATGGCCGGCTGCCATCCTGCCCTCCTGCCGATGCCACCCACCGTCTCTCAGCCACACCCTCTGGCGG TAGCGAGGACACGGAGACATTGTCGCAGAGCAGTGAGGCCAAGAGCTCATCCCCCTCTGAAGCTCTGGAGACCACGTTCTCTCGGAAAGTGGGCGCCTTTGTTAATAAACCTTCCACCCAG GTCACCACCACCAGCTTAGATTTGCCTTTTGCTGCATTTGCGACCCGGAATTTCGATTTGGAAGAGAATGACCCCATG GTCCGACCCCCAGACTCGCCCACCCCCGATTCACCCCTGCACGGAAGCCTCAACTCCGAAGACTCCATTGATAGTGGCGGCCAGCATCAGGATGACTTTGTCATGGTGGACTTT AAGCCAGCCTTCTCAAAGGATGACCTCCTTCCAATGGACCTGGGCACATTCTACCGGGAGTTCCAGAACCCTCCGCAGCTGTCCAGCCTGTCCATAGATGTTAGTGCACAGTCCATGGCCGAGGACCTG GATTCCTTACCGGAGAAATTGGCCATATATGAGAGGAACATTGACGAGTTTGATGCGTTTGTTGACACCTTGCAGtag
- the atg13 gene encoding autophagy-related protein 13 isoform X2, with translation MENDLSPQDKKDLDKFIKFFALKTVQVIVQARLGEKICTRSSSSPTGSDWFNLAIKDIPEVTHEAKKALAGQLPGIGRSMCVEISLKTSEGDSMELETWCLEMNERCDKDIKVSYTVYNRLSLLLKSLLAITRVTPAYKLSRKQGHDYVILYRIYFGEVQLAGLGEGFQTVRVGLVGTPTGTITLSCAYRTNLAFMSARQIERTMPIMGIIIDHFNVGHMHPCNYRAAGEEEGVPYPVLEDSQEVCTTSFSTSPPSQCVFTVSKAHYKTPNPAVMDTLKVPMLGLAFSQQLCSSRLSHQTPVLGPADLCYPATLNAANPHQMVIPGKEGGVPQGPLQPCHGALAEHGRLPSCPPADATHRLSATPSGGEDTETLSQSSEAKSSSPSEALETTFSRKVGAFVNKPSTQVTTTSLDLPFAAFATRNFDLEENDPMVRPPDSPTPDSPLHGSLNSEDSIDSGGQHQDDFVMVDFKPAFSKDDLLPMDLGTFYREFQNPPQLSSLSIDVSAQSMAEDLDSLPEKLAIYERNIDEFDAFVDTLQ, from the exons ATGGAGAACGACTTGAGCCCACAAGACAAGAAAGACCTGGACAAGTTCATTAAATTCTTCGCGCTAAAG ACGGTGCAGGTGATCGTTCAAGCCCGTCTTGGAGAGAAGATCTGCACACGTTCATCTTCCTCGCCCACCGGGTCCGACTGG TTCAATCTAGCAATAAAAGATATTCCAGAAGTGACCCATGAAGCAAAAAAGGCGTTAGCTGGTCAGCTCCCTGGCATTGGCAGGTCCATGTGCGTGGAGATCTCCCTTAAAACCTCGGAG GGAGATTCAATGGAATTGGAAACGTGGTGCTTGGAAATGAATGAACG ATGTGATAAGGACATCAAAGTGTCCTATACTGTTTACAACAGACTGTCTTTACTGCTTAAATCACTGCTTGCCATTACAAGGGTCACCCCGGCATACAAGTTATCACGAAAGCAAGGCCATGACTACGTTATACTGTACAG GATATATTTTGGGGAAGTGCAGCTGGCTGGACTTGGAGAAG GTTTCCAGACAGTACGAGTAGGATTAGTTGGCACTCCAACTGGTACCATCACCTTGTCATGTGCTTACAGAACAAACCTGGCCTTCATGTCCGCCAG ACAGATTGAGAGGACGATGCCAATAATGGGAATCATCATCGATCACTTTAATGTTGGCCATATGCACCCCTGCAACTACAG GGCTGCTGGCGAAGAGGAAGGAGTGCCGTATCCTGTTCTGGAAGATTCCCAGGAAGTGTGCACCACCTCATTCTCCACCTCCCCCCCCTCTCAG TGTGTGTTCACTGTAAGTAAGGCGCATTATAAGACGCCTAACCCTGCAGTGATGGATACTCTGAAGGTCCCCATGCTGGGCTTGGCCTTCTCACAACAA CTCTGCAGTTCTCGTCTTTCGCATCAGACCCCTGTGCTCGGACCTGCCGATCTCTGCTACCCTGCCACCTTAAACGCTGCCAACCCACACCAG ATGGTGATCCCTGGGAAGGAGGGCGGAGTTCCTCAGGGTCCGCTGCAGCCGTGCCACGGGGCTCTTGCCGAACATGGCCGGCTGCCATCCTGCCCTCCTGCCGATGCCACCCACCGTCTCTCAGCCACACCCTCTGGCGG CGAGGACACGGAGACATTGTCGCAGAGCAGTGAGGCCAAGAGCTCATCCCCCTCTGAAGCTCTGGAGACCACGTTCTCTCGGAAAGTGGGCGCCTTTGTTAATAAACCTTCCACCCAG GTCACCACCACCAGCTTAGATTTGCCTTTTGCTGCATTTGCGACCCGGAATTTCGATTTGGAAGAGAATGACCCCATG GTCCGACCCCCAGACTCGCCCACCCCCGATTCACCCCTGCACGGAAGCCTCAACTCCGAAGACTCCATTGATAGTGGCGGCCAGCATCAGGATGACTTTGTCATGGTGGACTTT AAGCCAGCCTTCTCAAAGGATGACCTCCTTCCAATGGACCTGGGCACATTCTACCGGGAGTTCCAGAACCCTCCGCAGCTGTCCAGCCTGTCCATAGATGTTAGTGCACAGTCCATGGCCGAGGACCTG GATTCCTTACCGGAGAAATTGGCCATATATGAGAGGAACATTGACGAGTTTGATGCGTTTGTTGACACCTTGCAGtag
- the atg13 gene encoding autophagy-related protein 13 isoform X5 yields MENDLSPQDKKDLDKFIKFFALKTVQVIVQARLGEKICTRSSSSPTGSDWFNLAIKDIPEVTHEAKKALAGQLPGIGRSMCVEISLKTSEGDSMELETWCLEMNERCDKDIKVSYTVYNRLSLLLKSLLAITRVTPAYKLSRKQGHDYVILYRIYFGEVQLAGLGEGFQTVRVGLVGTPTGTITLSCAYRTNLAFMSARQIERTMPIMGIIIDHFNVGHMHPCNYRAAGEEEGVPYPVLEDSQEVCTTSFSTSPPSQMVIPGKEGGVPQGPLQPCHGALAEHGRLPSCPPADATHRLSATPSGGSEDTETLSQSSEAKSSSPSEALETTFSRKVGAFVNKPSTQVTTTSLDLPFAAFATRNFDLEENDPMVRPPDSPTPDSPLHGSLNSEDSIDSGGQHQDDFVMVDFKPAFSKDDLLPMDLGTFYREFQNPPQLSSLSIDVSAQSMAEDLDSLPEKLAIYERNIDEFDAFVDTLQ; encoded by the exons ATGGAGAACGACTTGAGCCCACAAGACAAGAAAGACCTGGACAAGTTCATTAAATTCTTCGCGCTAAAG ACGGTGCAGGTGATCGTTCAAGCCCGTCTTGGAGAGAAGATCTGCACACGTTCATCTTCCTCGCCCACCGGGTCCGACTGG TTCAATCTAGCAATAAAAGATATTCCAGAAGTGACCCATGAAGCAAAAAAGGCGTTAGCTGGTCAGCTCCCTGGCATTGGCAGGTCCATGTGCGTGGAGATCTCCCTTAAAACCTCGGAG GGAGATTCAATGGAATTGGAAACGTGGTGCTTGGAAATGAATGAACG ATGTGATAAGGACATCAAAGTGTCCTATACTGTTTACAACAGACTGTCTTTACTGCTTAAATCACTGCTTGCCATTACAAGGGTCACCCCGGCATACAAGTTATCACGAAAGCAAGGCCATGACTACGTTATACTGTACAG GATATATTTTGGGGAAGTGCAGCTGGCTGGACTTGGAGAAG GTTTCCAGACAGTACGAGTAGGATTAGTTGGCACTCCAACTGGTACCATCACCTTGTCATGTGCTTACAGAACAAACCTGGCCTTCATGTCCGCCAG ACAGATTGAGAGGACGATGCCAATAATGGGAATCATCATCGATCACTTTAATGTTGGCCATATGCACCCCTGCAACTACAG GGCTGCTGGCGAAGAGGAAGGAGTGCCGTATCCTGTTCTGGAAGATTCCCAGGAAGTGTGCACCACCTCATTCTCCACCTCCCCCCCCTCTCAG ATGGTGATCCCTGGGAAGGAGGGCGGAGTTCCTCAGGGTCCGCTGCAGCCGTGCCACGGGGCTCTTGCCGAACATGGCCGGCTGCCATCCTGCCCTCCTGCCGATGCCACCCACCGTCTCTCAGCCACACCCTCTGGCGG TAGCGAGGACACGGAGACATTGTCGCAGAGCAGTGAGGCCAAGAGCTCATCCCCCTCTGAAGCTCTGGAGACCACGTTCTCTCGGAAAGTGGGCGCCTTTGTTAATAAACCTTCCACCCAG GTCACCACCACCAGCTTAGATTTGCCTTTTGCTGCATTTGCGACCCGGAATTTCGATTTGGAAGAGAATGACCCCATG GTCCGACCCCCAGACTCGCCCACCCCCGATTCACCCCTGCACGGAAGCCTCAACTCCGAAGACTCCATTGATAGTGGCGGCCAGCATCAGGATGACTTTGTCATGGTGGACTTT AAGCCAGCCTTCTCAAAGGATGACCTCCTTCCAATGGACCTGGGCACATTCTACCGGGAGTTCCAGAACCCTCCGCAGCTGTCCAGCCTGTCCATAGATGTTAGTGCACAGTCCATGGCCGAGGACCTG GATTCCTTACCGGAGAAATTGGCCATATATGAGAGGAACATTGACGAGTTTGATGCGTTTGTTGACACCTTGCAGtag
- the atg13 gene encoding autophagy-related protein 13 isoform X4: protein MENDLSPQDKKDLDKFIKFFALKTVQVIVQARLGEKICTRSSSSPTGSDWFNLAIKDIPEVTHEAKKALAGQLPGIGRSMCVEISLKTSEGDSMELETWCLEMNERCDKDIKVSYTVYNRLSLLLKSLLAITRVTPAYKLSRKQGHDYVILYRIYFGEVQLAGLGEGFQTVRVGLVGTPTGTITLSCAYRTNLAFMSARQIERTMPIMGIIIDHFNVGHMHPCNYRAAGEEEGVPYPVLEDSQEVCTTSFSTSPPSQLCSSRLSHQTPVLGPADLCYPATLNAANPHQMVIPGKEGGVPQGPLQPCHGALAEHGRLPSCPPADATHRLSATPSGGSEDTETLSQSSEAKSSSPSEALETTFSRKVGAFVNKPSTQVTTTSLDLPFAAFATRNFDLEENDPMVRPPDSPTPDSPLHGSLNSEDSIDSGGQHQDDFVMVDFKPAFSKDDLLPMDLGTFYREFQNPPQLSSLSIDVSAQSMAEDLDSLPEKLAIYERNIDEFDAFVDTLQ from the exons ATGGAGAACGACTTGAGCCCACAAGACAAGAAAGACCTGGACAAGTTCATTAAATTCTTCGCGCTAAAG ACGGTGCAGGTGATCGTTCAAGCCCGTCTTGGAGAGAAGATCTGCACACGTTCATCTTCCTCGCCCACCGGGTCCGACTGG TTCAATCTAGCAATAAAAGATATTCCAGAAGTGACCCATGAAGCAAAAAAGGCGTTAGCTGGTCAGCTCCCTGGCATTGGCAGGTCCATGTGCGTGGAGATCTCCCTTAAAACCTCGGAG GGAGATTCAATGGAATTGGAAACGTGGTGCTTGGAAATGAATGAACG ATGTGATAAGGACATCAAAGTGTCCTATACTGTTTACAACAGACTGTCTTTACTGCTTAAATCACTGCTTGCCATTACAAGGGTCACCCCGGCATACAAGTTATCACGAAAGCAAGGCCATGACTACGTTATACTGTACAG GATATATTTTGGGGAAGTGCAGCTGGCTGGACTTGGAGAAG GTTTCCAGACAGTACGAGTAGGATTAGTTGGCACTCCAACTGGTACCATCACCTTGTCATGTGCTTACAGAACAAACCTGGCCTTCATGTCCGCCAG ACAGATTGAGAGGACGATGCCAATAATGGGAATCATCATCGATCACTTTAATGTTGGCCATATGCACCCCTGCAACTACAG GGCTGCTGGCGAAGAGGAAGGAGTGCCGTATCCTGTTCTGGAAGATTCCCAGGAAGTGTGCACCACCTCATTCTCCACCTCCCCCCCCTCTCAG CTCTGCAGTTCTCGTCTTTCGCATCAGACCCCTGTGCTCGGACCTGCCGATCTCTGCTACCCTGCCACCTTAAACGCTGCCAACCCACACCAG ATGGTGATCCCTGGGAAGGAGGGCGGAGTTCCTCAGGGTCCGCTGCAGCCGTGCCACGGGGCTCTTGCCGAACATGGCCGGCTGCCATCCTGCCCTCCTGCCGATGCCACCCACCGTCTCTCAGCCACACCCTCTGGCGG TAGCGAGGACACGGAGACATTGTCGCAGAGCAGTGAGGCCAAGAGCTCATCCCCCTCTGAAGCTCTGGAGACCACGTTCTCTCGGAAAGTGGGCGCCTTTGTTAATAAACCTTCCACCCAG GTCACCACCACCAGCTTAGATTTGCCTTTTGCTGCATTTGCGACCCGGAATTTCGATTTGGAAGAGAATGACCCCATG GTCCGACCCCCAGACTCGCCCACCCCCGATTCACCCCTGCACGGAAGCCTCAACTCCGAAGACTCCATTGATAGTGGCGGCCAGCATCAGGATGACTTTGTCATGGTGGACTTT AAGCCAGCCTTCTCAAAGGATGACCTCCTTCCAATGGACCTGGGCACATTCTACCGGGAGTTCCAGAACCCTCCGCAGCTGTCCAGCCTGTCCATAGATGTTAGTGCACAGTCCATGGCCGAGGACCTG GATTCCTTACCGGAGAAATTGGCCATATATGAGAGGAACATTGACGAGTTTGATGCGTTTGTTGACACCTTGCAGtag
- the LOC111846673 gene encoding ras-related and estrogen-regulated growth inhibitor isoform X2 — MGLTITPFFLQPDNCEPLTSTYKTTYSLCVRFITKRFIGEYDHKKEVTYKCQRVVDKEAIDLEILDTVSKCSGPTAGTLESYIKWGDGFLIMYSVTDRSTFQCISNLKRQIDHFKQTFGTPIAIVANKSDMENGRAVRTEEGQALANELRCTFYELSVAEDWTVVDSAMTQLVLEVKLAFHKQQLAMEKRSRMLQVGYALKNKLTRSKTMQW, encoded by the exons ATGGGTTTGACAATCACTCCTTTTTTCTTACAACCAGACAACTGTGAGCCACTAACATCTACCTACAAGACAACGTACT CACTCTGCGTCAGATTCATCACCAAACGTTTCATTGGAGAGTATGACCATAAAAAGG AGGTGACATATAAGTGTCAGAGAGTTGTGGACAAAGAAGCAATTGATCTGGAGATCTTGGACACAGTCAGCAAG TGTTCGGGACCCACTGCCGGCACTCTGGAGAGTTACATCAAATGGGGCGACGGCTTCCTGATTATGTACTCTGTGACGGACCGCAGTACATTTCAGTGTATCTCAAACCTGAAGAGGCAGATCGACCACTTCAAACAGACCTTTG GCACGCCCATTGCAATTGTGGCCAATAAGAGCGACATGGAGAATGGACGAGCTGTTCGGACAGAGGAGGGACAAGCCCTGGCCAACGAGCTAAG GTGCACTTTCTACGAGCTGTCTGTGGCAGAAGACTGGACTGTAGTGGATAGTGCCATGACCCAGCTGGTCCTGGAGGTGAAGCTGGCCTTCCATAAGCAGCAGCTGGCCATGGAAAAGCGTTCCCGTATGCTACAGGTGGGCTATGCCCTGAAGAACAAACTCACCCGCAGCAAGACCATGCAATGGTGA
- the LOC111846673 gene encoding ras-related and estrogen-regulated growth inhibitor isoform X3, giving the protein MSDGGLTRRLNRVKLVVLGGDNCGKTALCVRFITKRFIGEYDHKKEVTYKCQRVVDKEAIDLEILDTVSKCSGPTAGTLESYIKWGDGFLIMYSVTDRSTFQCISNLKRQIDHFKQTFGTPIAIVANKSDMENGRAVRTEEGQALANELSWWKHRQIIKRHQARTSPASAPNPCWWK; this is encoded by the exons ATGAGCGACGGTGGGCTAACTAGGAGACTAAACAGAGTCAAGCTGGTGGTACTTGGAGGGGACAATTGTGGCAAGACAG CACTCTGCGTCAGATTCATCACCAAACGTTTCATTGGAGAGTATGACCATAAAAAGG AGGTGACATATAAGTGTCAGAGAGTTGTGGACAAAGAAGCAATTGATCTGGAGATCTTGGACACAGTCAGCAAG TGTTCGGGACCCACTGCCGGCACTCTGGAGAGTTACATCAAATGGGGCGACGGCTTCCTGATTATGTACTCTGTGACGGACCGCAGTACATTTCAGTGTATCTCAAACCTGAAGAGGCAGATCGACCACTTCAAACAGACCTTTG GCACGCCCATTGCAATTGTGGCCAATAAGAGCGACATGGAGAATGGACGAGCTGTTCGGACAGAGGAGGGACAAGCCCTGGCCAACGAGCTAAG CTGGTGGAAACATAGGCAGATCATCAAAAGGCACCAAgcgagaaccagcccagcaTCAGCACCGAATCCATGTTGGTGGAAATGA
- the LOC111846673 gene encoding ras-related and estrogen-regulated growth inhibitor isoform X1 has translation MSDGGLTRRLNRVKLVVLGGDNCGKTALCVRFITKRFIGEYDHKKEVTYKCQRVVDKEAIDLEILDTVSKCSGPTAGTLESYIKWGDGFLIMYSVTDRSTFQCISNLKRQIDHFKQTFGTPIAIVANKSDMENGRAVRTEEGQALANELRCTFYELSVAEDWTVVDSAMTQLVLEVKLAFHKQQLAMEKRSRMLQVGYALKNKLTRSKTMQW, from the exons ATGAGCGACGGTGGGCTAACTAGGAGACTAAACAGAGTCAAGCTGGTGGTACTTGGAGGGGACAATTGTGGCAAGACAG CACTCTGCGTCAGATTCATCACCAAACGTTTCATTGGAGAGTATGACCATAAAAAGG AGGTGACATATAAGTGTCAGAGAGTTGTGGACAAAGAAGCAATTGATCTGGAGATCTTGGACACAGTCAGCAAG TGTTCGGGACCCACTGCCGGCACTCTGGAGAGTTACATCAAATGGGGCGACGGCTTCCTGATTATGTACTCTGTGACGGACCGCAGTACATTTCAGTGTATCTCAAACCTGAAGAGGCAGATCGACCACTTCAAACAGACCTTTG GCACGCCCATTGCAATTGTGGCCAATAAGAGCGACATGGAGAATGGACGAGCTGTTCGGACAGAGGAGGGACAAGCCCTGGCCAACGAGCTAAG GTGCACTTTCTACGAGCTGTCTGTGGCAGAAGACTGGACTGTAGTGGATAGTGCCATGACCCAGCTGGTCCTGGAGGTGAAGCTGGCCTTCCATAAGCAGCAGCTGGCCATGGAAAAGCGTTCCCGTATGCTACAGGTGGGCTATGCCCTGAAGAACAAACTCACCCGCAGCAAGACCATGCAATGGTGA